In Phaseolus vulgaris cultivar G19833 chromosome 10, P. vulgaris v2.0, whole genome shotgun sequence, a single genomic region encodes these proteins:
- the LOC137818442 gene encoding putative UPF0481 protein At3g02645, which translates to MSSLRSTMSNDHSKSTFDEHRWVINIRKTLEEELEEDGEFAVSIFSVPKLLMASDPDSYVPQQVAIGPYHYWRPELYEMQRYKIAAAKRFQKRLQSCKLETLVDQLTNLEQRVRACYHKFLDFNGETLVWMMAVDALFLLEFLQVFAMQEGAKVQRVSSSMSHLVDYAGKKSAHNAILRDIVMLENQIPLFVLRKMLEFKFSSLEAADEMLILMFIGLFKEISPFKMMEEFPNIRVAESVHLLDFLYDVIVPKLEQQPDTVENEVEQEEEQQKEGNEEESADSSHVKQFFNELWKILSKLNKGPMKLMKKVSVSKPLKVFAQLPWKIVSNLPGLKLLKQPVENMFFSQEKGDEKGESGSSSSKSLMNKPPSVEEITIPSVTDLLNCGIRFVATTGSISSISFDAKTRTFYLPTIGLDVNTEVFLRNLVAYEASVASGPLVITRYTELMNGIIDSEEDARILREKGIILNHLKSDKEVADLWNGMSKSLRVSRVAQLDKVIEDVNKYHNGRMKVKLWKFMKNYVFSSWQFLTFLAAICLLLLMALQAFCSVYTCTRFFQSALNSTD; encoded by the exons ATGTCTTCTCTAAGATCCACCATGTCAAACGACCATTCTAAGTCAACCTTCGATGAGCATCGATGGGTGATTAACATCCGCAAAACCCTTGAAGAAGAGCTCGAGGAAGATGGTGAATTTGCTGTATCCATCTTCAGTGTGCCCAAGCTTCTCATGGCAAGTGATCCTGACTCCTATGTCCCCCAACAG GTTGCAATTGGTCCTTACCATTATTGGCGTCCTGAGCTATACGAGATGCAAAGGTACAAGATTGCAGCAGCAAAAAGATTCCAGAAGCGTCTACAAAGCTGCAAGTTGGAGACTCTAGTTGACCAATTGACCAACTTGGAGCAAAGGGTTCGAGCATGCTACCACAAGTTCTTGGATTTCAACGGGGAAACATTGGTGTGGATGATGGCAGTTGATGCACTGTTCTTGCTTGAGTTCCTTCAAGTTTTCGCCATGCAGGAAGGAGCAAAGGTGCAAAGGGTCTCCTCCAGCATGTCGCATTTGGTGGACTATGCAGGGAAGAAATCAGCTCACAATGCAATTTTGAGGGACATTGTGATGCTTGAGAATCAAATCCCATTGTTTGTGTTGAGAAAGATGCTGGAGTTCAAATTCTCATCACTGGAAGCTGCTGATGAAATGCTGATCTTGATGTTCATAGGGCTGTTCAAAGAGATTTCTCCTTTCAAGATGATGGAGGAGTTTCCAAACATAAGGGTGGCAGAGAGTGTGCATTTGCTAGATTTCTTGTATGATGTGATAGTGCCAAAACTAGAACAACAACCAGACACAGTTGAAAACGAGGTTgaacaagaagaagaacaacaaaagGAAGGGAATGAAGAAGAAAGTGCAGATTCCAGCCATGTTAAGCAATTCTTTAATGAATTATGGAAGATTCTTTCAAAGTTAAACAAAGGGCCAATGAAGTTGATGAAAAAGGTATCTGTTTCTAAACCTCTCAAAGTCTTTGCTCAGTTGCCTTGGAAAATCGTGTCCAATCTTCCAGGGCTTAAGCTTCTGAAGCAACCTGTTGAAAATATGTTCTTCTCTCAAGAAAAAGGAGATGAAAAGGGAGAAAGTGGGAGTTCAAGCTCCAAAAGTCTCATGAACAAGCCACCATCAGTGGAGGAAATCACCATTCCTTCTGTTACAGATCTCTTGAACTGTGGTATTCGTTTTGTAGCTACAACAGGAAGCATATCAAGCATCAGTTTTGATGCCAAAACAAGAACTTTTTACCTTCCCACAATTGGTTTGGATGTTAACACTGAAGTGTTCCTGAGAAACTTGGTTGCATATGAAGCATCGGTTGCATCGGGGCCATTGGTTATAACCCGTTACACTGAGTTGATGAACGGGATCATAGACTCTGAGGAAGATGCAAGGATCCTGAGGGAAAAAGGGATAATTCTTAACCACTTGAAGAGTGATAAAGAGGTTGCTGACCTGTGGAATGGAATGAGCAAGTCCTTGAGAGTGTCAAGGGTGGCACAATTGGACAAGGTGATTGAAGATGTTAACAAGTATCACAATGGTAGAATGAAGGTGAAACTTTGGAAGTTCATGAAGAATTATGTGTTCAGTTCTTGGCAGTTTTTGACATTCCTTGCTGCCATTTGCCTCTTGCTCTTGATGGCTTTGCAAGCTTTCTGCTCTGTCTACACTTGCACTCGTTTCTTCCAATCTGCCCTAAATTCCACTGATTAA
- the LOC137818443 gene encoding transcription factor NAI1-like produces the protein MEESGENWPSDSYLEVGDDVKDSCFDDEESVSEEDDGDSFSEMKTINRKQRQQKLGERFLALSATIPGFQKMDKTSILDKASKYVRELEERVRELEQEVESNKVCVSSSSSSWEVNSNNGYCHGSNQDLEVKVRVLQKEVLIIVHCEKQKGIMLKILSHLENINLSVINSSVLRFGNSTLDITIIAQMGEGYEMGVDELVKSLRLAILTQ, from the exons ATGGAGGAGTCAGGGGAAAATTGGCCTTCTGATTCTTATTTG GAAGTAGGTGATGACGTCAAGGATTCGTGTTTCGACGATGAAGAATCTGTGAGTGAGGAGGATGACGGAGATTCCTTTTCCGAGATGAAAACTATCAACAGAAAACAGAGGCAACAGAAACTCGGGGAGAGGTTCCTTGCACTCTCAGCAACCATACCTGGCTTCCAAAAG ATGGACAAAACTTCGATTCTGGACAAAGCAAGCAAGTATGTGAGAGAACTAGAAGAACGAGTGAGAGAACTGGAGCAAGAAGTTGAATCCAACAAGGTTTGTGtgagcagcagcagcagctcTTGGGAAGTGAACTCCAACAATGGCTATTGCCATGGATCAAATCAAGATCTGGAAGTGAAAGTGAGAGTGTTGCAGAAAGAAGTTCTGATAATAGTTCACTGTGAGAAACAAAAAGGAATCATGCTCAAAATACTATCACACCTTGAAAATATCAATCTCTCTGTCATCAACAGCAGTGTCTTGCGATTTGGAAACTCCACACTCGACATCACCATTATTGCTCAG ATGGGTGAGGGATACGAGATGGGAGTGGATGAACTAGTGAAGAGCCTGAGATTAGCGATCTTGACTCAGTAG